One Solanum lycopersicum chromosome 2, SLM_r2.1 genomic region harbors:
- the LOC101251945 gene encoding autophagy-related protein 8C has product MAKSSFKLEHPLERRQSESSRIREKYPDRIPVIVEKAEKSDVPDIDKKKYLVPADLTVGQFVYVVRKRIKLGASKAIFVFVKNTLPPTASLMSAIYEENKDEDGFLYMTYSGENTFGFVELGN; this is encoded by the exons ATGGCCAAAAGTTCTTTCAAGCTTGAACACCCTTTgg AGAGGAGGCAGTCAGAATCTTCTCGCATCCGAGAGAAGTATCCTGATCGAATTCCG GTGATTGTTGAGAAGGCAGAGAAGAGTGATGTCCCTGACATCGATAAAAAGAA ATACCTTGTCCCAGCTGATTTGACTGTTGGTCAATTTGTTTATGTGGTGCGGAAGAGGATCAAGCTCGGTGCTTCAAAGGCCATCTTTGTCTTTGTCAAGAACACTTTGCCTCCAACAG CTTCTCTGATGTCTGCAATTTATGAGGAAAATAAAGATGAAGATGGATTTCTCTACATGACATACAGTGGAGAAAACACATTTGGGTTCGTTGAGCTTGGAAATTAA
- the LOC101251642 gene encoding uncharacterized protein has translation MSTPAATSPATTIKPGDYAHSPVHYAVVLGDHSTLSRLVASLPRPADPTRIQTEADSLAQERIAEKITAVLDRRDNPKRETPLHLAVRLNDVYAARTLAVAGADISLQNAAGWNALQEAIMRRCSDVVSILVQHHHLGAWYKWRRRLPRLVAVLRRMRDFYMEISFHFESSIVPFVGKIAPSDTYKIWKRDGNLRADTSLAGYDGLKVQRANQSFLFLGDGDRKSDIPAGSLLVLNHDDRKMYDAFENAGSPLSDSDVASFCNQTSVYRPGMDVTKSTLVGRTNWRGQDKTENVGEWKARVYDVNNVVFSFRSRKISAAESEQILPLDLELEEDSEDGFLVAENPRFSVSTAATSVGDSNKQRRHSSFTREERDYVTVSRRSVDIIPEPRRRAAAIPVAPPPNTKEKEYVKSLKPSVWLTEEFPLKTEELLPLLDILANKVKAVRRMRELLTTKFPPGTFPVKLAIPVVPTVRVVITFTKFVELQPIEQFYTPFSSPRHLLHGGDTEDESSGNNYYSLPSSLSSSSSSWLSRSNSRSCSTSKLPQESCNGAQQAEPFAIPGGYSWSSFDVKNRKMKKSKSTRRTK, from the exons ATGTCCACACCGGCGGCAACTTCACCGGCCACCACGATTAAACCAGGAGATTACGCTCATAGCCCTGTACATTACGCCGTCGTTTTAGGAGATCATTCTACTCTAAGCAGACTCGTCGCTTCTCTTCCTCGACCCGCAGATCCAACTCGGATACAAACTGAGGCCGACTCGCTTGCTCAGGAACGAATCGCTGAAAAAATCACCGCCGTACTTGACCGCCGTGACAACCCTAAGCGTGAAACGCCACTACACCTCGCCGTCCGTTTGAATGACGTGTATGCTGCTCGGACACTAGCCGTTGCCGGTGCTGACATTTCGCTTCAGAATGCTGCTGGTTGGAATGCTTTACAGGAAGCTATTATGCGGAGATGCTCCGATGTCGTTTCAATTTTGGTACAGCATCATCATTTAGGTGCTTGGTACAAGTGGCGCCGCCGTCTACCTCGACTGGTTGCTGTTCTCCGCAGAATGCGTGACTTCTACATGGAAATTTCTTTCCATTTCGAAAGTTCGATTGTTCCCTTCGTTGGAAAAATTGCGCCTTCTGATACGTACAAGATCTGGAAACGCGATGGTAATCTTCGAGCAGATACATCTTTAGCCGGTTATGACGGCTTGAAAGTTCAGCGAGCTAATCAGAGTTTTCTCTTTCTCGGTGATGGTGACCGGAAGTCTGATATTCCGGCTGGTTCATTGCTAGTTTTGAACCACGATGACCGTAAAATGTATGATGCTTTTGAGAATGCTGGTTCTCCTTTGAGCGATTCCGACGTTGCGAGTTTCTGTAATCAAACAAGTGTGTATCGTCCTGGGATGGACGTGACGAAATCAACACTAGTTGGCCGAACAAATTGGAGAGGGCAAGACAAAACAGAGAACGTCGGAGAATGGAAAGCCAGGGTTTATGATGTGAATAATGTTGTTTTCAGCTTCCGATCGCGAAAAATTTCCGCAGCTGAAAGCGAACAAATTCTGCCATTAGACTTAGAATTAGAAGAGGATTCCGAAGACGGTTTCCTCGTCGCAGAGAATCCACGGTTTAGCGTCTCAACCGCCGCTACCTCCGTCGGAGATAGTAACAAACAAAGACGTCACAGCAGTTTCACTCGAGAGGAAAGGGATTACGTTACCGTTTCTCGAAGAAGCGTTGACATTATTCCGGAACCACGGCGGAGAGCGGCGGCGATACCGGTTGCACCACCGCCAAATACGAAGGAGAAGGAATATGTGAAGAGCCTTAAACCGTCCGTTTGGTTAACAGAGGAATTCCCGTTGAAGACGGAAGAGTTGCTGCCGTTACTTGACATATTAGCGAACAAAGTGAAAGCCGTTAGACGAATGAGAGAGCTGTTAACCACCAAGTTCCCTCCGGGGACATTTCCAGTCAAG TTGGCAATACCAGTGGTCCCTACAGTGAGGGTAGTAATCACATTCACAAAGTTTGTAGAGTTACAACCCATTGAACAGTTCTACACTCCATTTTCAAGTCCAAGGCACCTCCTTCATGGTGGTGATACTGAGGATGAAAGTTCAGGAAACAATTATTATTCCCTTCCTTCATCATTGTCTTCATCGTCATCTTCGTGGCTGTCGAGGAGCAATAGCCGGTCGTGTTCAACTAGCAAGCTGCCACAGGAGAGCTGCAATGGAGCACAACAGGCAGAGCCATTTGCAATACCTGGTGGATATAGTTGGAGTAGTTTTGATGTGAAAAATAGGAAAATGAAGAAATCCAAGTCTACTAGGAGAACTAAGTGA
- the LOC101251350 gene encoding arogenate dehydratase/prephenate dehydratase 1, chloroplastic — MALKLVPIWACCTNQQHCCTYPQSLKLGYGSRLSGSSFLNLRAHKKWECLVLLSETERAITPVEDEQPLAPPGDASVQEAQIIQSKGFHRDLQSLPKPLSATYLSSGQHDGSNVRVAYQGIPGAYSEAAALKAYPKCETVPCDQFEAAFKAVELWLVDKAVLPIENSVAGSIHRNYDLLLRHRLHIVGEVQLLVNHCLLGLPGIRKEELKRVVSHPQALEQCNIMLNELGVARLSSDDTSSAAQIVASEGKRDTGAVASARAAEIYGLSILAERIQDDPDNITRFLILAREPIISGTDRPYKTSIVFTLEEGPGVLFKALAVFALREINLTKIESRPQKKRPLRVVDDSNKGSAKYFDYLFYIDFEASMADPRAQYALEHLQEFARFIRVLGCYPMDKNL; from the exons ATGGCTTTGAAACTTGTGCCAATTTGGGCATGTTGTACCAATCAGCAGCATTGTTGTACATATCCTCAATCTTTGAAACTGGGGTATGGGTCTAGGCTTTCTGGATCATCTTTCTTGAATCTCAGAGCCCATAAGAAATGGGAATGTTTGGTTTTGTTATCCGAGACTGAAAGAGCTATCACTCCTGTGGAAGATGAACAGCCATTGGCACCACCTGGGGATGCTTCTGTTCAAGAAGCCCAAATCATCCAGTCGAAAGGCTTTCATAGGGATTTACAATCTTTACCAa AACCCTTATCTGCGACATATCTTTCTAGTGGTCAACATGATGGTTCAAATGTGCGAGTTGCTTATCAG GGAATTCCAGGTGCATATAGTGAGGCAGCTGCACTTAAAGCATACCCGAAATGTGAAACTGTCCCATGTGATCAGTTTGAGGCTGCATTTAag GCAGTTGAATTATGGTTAGTAGACAAAGCTGTACTCCCGATTGAAAATTCAGTTGCTGGGAGCATCCATCGTAACTACGATCTACTCCTTCGGCATAGGCTGCATATTGTGGGAGAAGTTCAGTTGCTTGTTAACCACTGCCTTCTGGGCTTGCCAGGAATCAGGAAAGAGGAATTAAAGCGCGTCGTGAGCCACCCTCAG GCACTTGAACAATGCAACATTATGTTGAATGAGTTAGGCGTTGCAAGGCTCAGTAGTGATGATACTTCCAGTGCTGCACAG ATAGTCGCATCTGAAGGGAAGAGAGATACTGGAGCAGTTGCAAGTGCTCGAGCTGCAGAGATTTATGGGCTCAGCATTCTTGCTGAAAGAATTCAG GATGATCCAGATAATATCACCAGATTTCTGATACTAGCGAGGGAGCCCATAATTTCGGGAACTGATAGGCCATATAAG ACTAGCATTGTCTTCACTTTGGAAGAAGGACCTGGAGTTCTATTCAAGGCCTTAGCAGTTTTTGCTCTGAGAGAGATCAATTTAACAAAG ATTGAAAGCAGACCACAAAAAAAGCGCCCTTTAAGGGTAGTAGATGACTCCAACAAAGGAAGTGCCAA GTACTTTGACTACCTCTTTTACATTGACTTTGAAGCATCGATGGCAGACCCTCGTGCTCAATATGCTCTTGAGCATCTTCAG GAATTTGCAAGATTCATTCGAGTTCTTGGCTGCTATCCCATGGACAAAAATCTATGA
- the LOC101251054 gene encoding lactoylglutathione lyase GLX1: MAEASAPAVPSTELLEWPKKDKRRMLHAVYRVGDLERTIKFYTECFGMKLLRQRDIPEEKYSNAFLGFGPEESHFVVELTYNYGVDKYDIGTGFGHFAIATPDVYKLVEEIKAKGGTVTREPGPVKGGSSVIAFVKDPDGYLFEIIQRESTPEPLCQVMLRVGDLERAIKFYEKALGMQVVKKVDRPEHKYTIAMMGYAPEKETTVIELTYNYGVTEYTKGNAYAQIAIGTDDVYKSAKVVNLAIQELGGKITRQPGSIPGLNTKITSFLDPDGWKTVLVDNKDFLKELESSK; encoded by the exons ATGGCGGAAGCAAGTGCACCAGCTGTACCAAGTACTGAGTTGTTGGAGTGGCCAAAGAAAGATAAGCGCAGAATGTTGCATGCTGTATATCGTGTCGGTGACCTTGAACGTACCATCAA GTTTTACACAGAATGTTTTGGGATGAAATTGTTGAGGCAGAGAGATATTCCAGAGGAGAAGTATTCGAATGCTTTTCTTGGTTTTGGCCCTGAAGAGTCTCACTTTGTGGTTGAGTTGACATATA ATTATGGAGTTGATAAGTATGACATCGGAACCGGCTTTGGGCATTTTGCTATTGCCACACCAGAT GTTTACAAACTGGTTGAGGAGATAAAGGCCAAGGGTGGAACTGTCACAAGGGAGCCTGGTCCTGTCAAGGGTGGATCTAGTGTTATTGCTTTTGTCAAAGATCCTGATGGCTACCTATTTGAAATCATCCAGAGAGAGTCTACTCCTGAACCACTTTGCCAAGTGATGCTTCGTGTGGGGGATCTTGAACGTGCGATCAAATTCTACGAAAAG GCACTTGGGATGCAAGTGGTGAAGAAAGTTGATAGACCAGAGCATAAG TATACCATTGCTATGATGGGATATGCTCCAGAGAAAGAGACGACTGTTATTGAGTTGACATACAACTATGGTGTGACTGAATACACAAAGGGAAATGCATACGCACAG ATTGCAATAGGCACTGATGATGTCTACAAAAGCGCGAAGGTTGTCAATCTTGCTATCCAAGAGCTCGGAGGAAAGATAACTAGACAGCCAGGATCAATTCCTGGACTTAACACCAAGATAACTTCATTTCTGGATCCAGATGGCTGGAAAACA GTGCTGGTTGACAATAAGGATTTTCTGAAGGAGCTAGAATCGTCCAAGTAA